gGAAATCGTGGGGGAAGAGAAAAGCAGAGTCGTTTTCAGATCGTGAATGAAGCAGAGAAgcgtatctctctctctctctctctctactttgACCATTCCTCTCCCTTTTTATTCCTCATTATCATCATCCCCTTCGTGCTTCCTactctgattcttcttcttcttcttcttcttcttcttcttcttctctcattCCATTAATCAATCTCTCTCTTTAGGGTTCTTCCTCTTCAGGTATCTCAAGCTCTTCTCTTTTTCGCTTTCTTTTTTTCGCCTACCCATttcgttttttgttttgttttgtttgtatattagcttatttttattacaataaACCTTCTGATTATTGCGtctgcttttttttctttctaaccTCTGCAAAGACAGAACCTTTTTTTCTGTCTCTCTGCTTTGTACCTTGTACCTTCCTCTCCCTATCCCACTCTATTCTCCTCTGCTCATCTCTCACTctgtttttttcagtttttgaatttaactttttttttcagaagCTGGTTGGTTCATTAAGCCATGGAGGCCAATGGGTataggaaagaaagaaagagggaACATTTTGGGAGAATGAATGGTAATGGTAATAATGGTGATGTTGACGCTGACCTTGATCCTTGGACTGCATGGGCTTACAAGCCTCGCACTATCTCCCTTCTCCTTATTGGCGCTTGTTTCCTCATGTGAGTCCTCTcacttcttccttctcctctctGTCCTATTTCTTGTGATCctcaagctttttttttttagttgggCTAGTGGAGCTCTTGATCCTGAGAGCACTACTTCTTCTGATCTTGTCACTTCTGTCAAAAGGTTTCCTCTTTCtctattttgtatgtttttttttctaaatttattcatttttttgaCACTACTATGTTTCTTCTTTCTATAGGGGAGTATGGGCTATGATTGCTGTCTTTCTTGCATACTCTCTGCTTCAGGCACCTTCAACGTAAATCTTCTTTACTTTTTTTGCAATGATGATTACTTGTACTCCTCtgtcttttttaataaaaagttgtttgctttttttttttaatgcaggGTTCTAATCAGGCCTCATCCTGCACTATGGCGCTTAGTTCATGGAATGGCCGTTATTTACTTAGTTGCACTTACTTTTTTGCTCTTCCAGGTTCTCTTCTTTATACCTTTTGGTCTATGCTTGTGATGTTGTTACTTCTTTTGAGTTCTTGCTTTTTAACTGAGAAAACTCtgataattacaaaaaattatcCCTCCCAGAGACGTGATGATGCTAGGCAGTTCATGAAGTTTCTCCACCCTGACCTTGGAATAGGTATATATTTACTGCTGTTAATTAACCACTTAAAGAGTGACCGTTCttactgagtttttttttgctcatGTTGCAGAACTTCCTGAGAGATCATACGGTGCTGATTGCCGTCTTTATGTGCCTGATCACCCAACAAACAGGTTTAAAAATCTTTATGTATGGTATCTTCTCAATCTCAACAACTCCCCccttttttttaaaagcaaaGATGTCTTATCATAGGCATGCATAGCCTTTGTATTAGTCTAAAGGCTTATGCTTTTGGTTTTAACAATTTTTCCAGGACACTATCTTTGACGAGTTTTTCTTGGCCCACATCTTTGGATGGTGGGGAAAAGCAATTTTGATAAGGAATCAGCCGCTTCTGTGGGTGCTTTCTATTGGTTTTGAGTTATTGGAGGTTggtctttgtctttgttccctCTATCTGTTTTTATATGGTTTCAAGTTGATACCAGTAATAAATATTGTTCTATTGTTCTCCAGCTTACTTTTCGTCACATGTTACCAAATTTCAACGAGTGCTGGTGGGACAGTATTGTTCTTGATATCT
The Raphanus sativus cultivar WK10039 chromosome 1, ASM80110v3, whole genome shotgun sequence DNA segment above includes these coding regions:
- the LOC108821957 gene encoding CDP-diacylglycerol--serine O-phosphatidyltransferase 1; this translates as MEANGYRKERKREHFGRMNGNGNNGDVDADLDPWTAWAYKPRTISLLLIGACFLIWASGALDPESTTSSDLVTSVKRGVWAMIAVFLAYSLLQAPSTVLIRPHPALWRLVHGMAVIYLVALTFLLFQRRDDARQFMKFLHPDLGIELPERSYGADCRLYVPDHPTNRFKNLYDTIFDEFFLAHIFGWWGKAILIRNQPLLWVLSIGFELLELTFRHMLPNFNECWWDSIVLDILICNWFGIWAGMYTVRYFDGKTYEWVGISRQPNIIGKVKRTLGQFTPAHWDKDEWHPLQGPWRFIQVLTLCIIFLTVELNTFFLKFSLWIPPRNPVILYRLILWWLIAIPTTREYNSYLQDRKPVKKVGSFCWLSLGICIVELLICIKFGTGLYPTEMPLWVVTLWGSVGLGLVAFLMGWTWKIQKTLERKRR